Proteins from a genomic interval of Bacillus alveayuensis:
- a CDS encoding putative membrane protein (product_source=COG5658; cog=COG5658; pfam=PF07853; superfamily=52317; transmembrane_helix_parts=Inside_1_6,TMhelix_7_29,Outside_30_48,TMhelix_49_68,Inside_69_79), with product MMKTKTNRFLVILTSFSYLLSLIVILYVLDEVAIHWDTAGEADGYSNKWFGAFILNFHYDFGLVVNNLFTKNGAEKSKL from the coding sequence ATGATGAAAACAAAAACGAACCGATTCTTGGTCATATTGACGTCTTTTAGTTATTTGTTAAGTTTGATTGTCATCCTCTATGTACTTGATGAAGTGGCCATTCATTGGGACACAGCTGGTGAAGCAGATGGGTACAGTAACAAATGGTTTGGGGCGTTTATTCTTAACTTTCATTATGACTTCGGTCTTGTTGTTAATAACCTTTTTACCAAAAATGGAGCTGAAAAAAGCAAACTATGA
- a CDS encoding hypothetical protein (product_source=Hypo-rule applied) has translation MIKKNAGETSILALAFLLVHHYGNKIKQNSISTSDFAVVENNYGYVLGSLGFEGTMFGELDFVGVFD, from the coding sequence ATGATAAAGAAAAATGCGGGAGAAACTTCTATTCTTGCATTGGCTTTCTTGCTTGTTCACCATTATGGAAATAAAATTAAACAAAATTCCATTAGCACAAGTGATTTTGCGGTTGTGGAAAACAACTATGGATACGTACTCGGCTCACTCGGGTTTGAAGGGACAATGTTTGGAGAGTTGGATTTTGTTGGAGTGTTTGATTAA
- a CDS encoding methyl-accepting chemotaxis protein (product_source=COG0840; cath_funfam=1.10.287.950; cog=COG0840; pfam=PF00015; superfamily=58104), producing MLALNAAIEAARAGEQGKGFAVVADEVRKLAEESSRATEKIAQILLDIKQEIASTKEGNDNQLSVIESSKQGIQQAKDSFHHLIDATRESSRKIVQLGDFVETMFQNGQGVIGVFEQMHRNIQSNAANSEQLLAMVEDVMGSLKQLRHLLDNMTDSKKIRASNYCFPLENIICSCTEAAGSGFFSFEKSIKLKNISFSFLISIVIVY from the coding sequence TTGCTGGCATTGAACGCAGCCATTGAAGCAGCTCGAGCCGGAGAACAAGGAAAAGGATTTGCCGTAGTGGCTGACGAAGTACGGAAACTGGCGGAGGAAAGCAGCAGGGCAACAGAAAAAATTGCCCAGATCTTACTGGATATTAAGCAGGAAATTGCCAGTACGAAAGAAGGAAATGACAATCAGCTGTCAGTCATTGAAAGCAGCAAGCAGGGAATTCAGCAAGCTAAAGATTCTTTTCATCATTTGATTGATGCTACCAGGGAGTCGTCACGAAAAATTGTCCAGTTGGGAGATTTCGTTGAAACTATGTTCCAAAACGGCCAAGGAGTCATTGGCGTATTTGAACAGATGCATAGGAATATTCAATCTAATGCCGCTAACAGTGAGCAACTGCTGGCCATGGTGGAAGATGTGATGGGATCGTTGAAGCAACTGCGGCATTTGTTGGATAACATGACAGATTCAAAAAAAATTAGAGCAAGTAACTATTGTTTCCCATTAGAAAATATAATATGTTCATGTACAGAAGCCGCGGGGAGCGGCTTTTTTTCTTTTGAGAAGAGTATAAAGTTAAAAAATATTTCATTTTCCTTCCTTATATCTATCGTTATTGTTTATTAA
- a CDS encoding mono/diheme cytochrome c family protein (product_source=COG2010; cath_funfam=1.10.760.10; cog=COG2010; pfam=PF13442; superfamily=46626,55021,57987; transmembrane_helix_parts=Outside_1_19,TMhelix_20_42,Inside_43_64,TMhelix_65_87,Outside_88_101,TMhelix_102_124,Inside_125_136,TMhelix_137_159,Outside_160_185,TMhelix_186_208,Inside_209_220,TMhelix_221_243,Outside_244_262,TMhelix_263_281,Inside_282_287,TMhelix_288_310,Outside_311_437), which translates to MNFPTVEFPWFGNGNIVAIIAIIHVLISHGVAIGATALVVSSEYYAIVTKNEKLDQLAKQLTKWILIITTTVGAMTGVGIWFSTTVIQPDSIGSLLRIFFWAWVAEWVVFVLEVVFLLIYYYTWETWKEGKAKRKHLNVGIMLAVFSWLTMSIITGILAAKLTPGRWVETLSFWNAFFNPTYLPSLGFRTFLAIMLAIALFTIFVRLFVKDEEVRMPLLRIFSIWGAISLLATVVLGIWYLQSIPDQAAKLIVWSTGLPEKTFDVLNMIAFALIIVFLFWLAIRPKKLPIFLSLAVFMSAIGFIGEFEVVRESIRKPYMIYNYMYVNGITAVKAEEMNRDGYLAHSTVAKIKKVTEKNKVEAGREIYQGQCLACHTIDGFRSKRALANRLKGWPQQSIESFIPTMHQVRPMMPPFVGTKEEVEALAAYLYKVANEEK; encoded by the coding sequence ATGAATTTTCCAACTGTAGAGTTTCCTTGGTTCGGCAATGGAAACATTGTAGCAATAATTGCGATTATCCACGTGTTGATTAGCCATGGAGTCGCTATTGGTGCTACAGCGCTTGTTGTGTCAAGCGAGTATTACGCAATCGTGACGAAAAATGAAAAACTAGATCAACTCGCTAAACAGTTAACAAAATGGATTTTAATTATTACTACAACTGTTGGAGCGATGACAGGCGTAGGAATTTGGTTTTCAACAACCGTCATTCAACCTGATTCTATTGGCTCGTTGTTACGAATTTTCTTTTGGGCATGGGTCGCTGAATGGGTTGTGTTTGTATTAGAAGTTGTTTTCTTACTCATTTATTACTACACATGGGAAACATGGAAAGAAGGAAAAGCAAAAAGAAAGCATCTCAATGTCGGTATTATGCTTGCCGTATTTTCATGGCTGACGATGTCCATTATTACAGGAATTTTAGCAGCAAAGCTAACACCTGGTCGTTGGGTTGAAACTCTCTCATTTTGGAACGCATTTTTCAATCCAACCTATTTACCTTCACTAGGGTTTCGTACGTTTTTAGCCATTATGCTGGCAATTGCTTTATTTACAATTTTTGTACGTTTATTTGTAAAAGACGAAGAAGTGCGTATGCCATTGCTTCGCATCTTCTCTATTTGGGGAGCGATTTCACTTCTGGCCACTGTTGTGCTTGGGATTTGGTATTTGCAGTCGATTCCTGATCAAGCTGCGAAGCTAATTGTATGGTCAACAGGTTTACCGGAAAAGACGTTTGACGTATTAAATATGATCGCATTTGCTCTAATCATTGTATTTCTATTCTGGCTGGCCATCCGTCCTAAAAAACTCCCAATCTTTTTATCGCTTGCTGTTTTCATGTCAGCGATTGGATTTATTGGAGAGTTCGAGGTCGTGCGTGAGTCCATTCGCAAACCGTATATGATTTACAACTATATGTATGTCAATGGAATTACAGCAGTCAAAGCGGAGGAAATGAACCGGGATGGCTACTTAGCACATTCCACCGTCGCAAAAATAAAAAAGGTGACAGAAAAAAATAAAGTGGAAGCAGGACGTGAAATTTATCAAGGTCAATGCCTAGCCTGTCATACTATCGATGGCTTTCGTTCCAAACGTGCCCTCGCCAACCGTTTAAAAGGGTGGCCACAACAAAGTATTGAGTCATTCATTCCAACCATGCATCAAGTACGACCGATGATGCCTCCATTTGTTGGAACAAAAGAAGAAGTGGAAGCGCTCGCAGCTTACTTATATAAAGTCGCCAATGAAGAGAAATAA
- a CDS encoding multidrug efflux pump subunit AcrB (product_source=COG0841; cath_funfam=1.20.1640.10; cog=COG0841; pfam=PF00873; superfamily=82866; transmembrane_helix_parts=Inside_1_40,TMhelix_41_60,Outside_61_63,TMhelix_64_83,Inside_84_103), with protein MTEEAKERLKALEKKWPSGYQWTMEGQEEQRTQAFESMYKFYALSILLIFVLVFIQFRSFWKLIVIMTAIYMAMSGAILSLYLTNQPLGFRALLGMIGLMLNF; from the coding sequence GTGACTGAAGAAGCGAAGGAGCGTCTGAAAGCCCTGGAGAAAAAATGGCCAAGTGGATATCAATGGACAATGGAAGGACAAGAGGAACAGCGTACACAAGCATTTGAATCGATGTACAAGTTCTATGCGCTATCCATACTATTGATTTTTGTATTGGTGTTTATCCAATTCCGTTCATTCTGGAAGCTAATTGTGATTATGACAGCGATTTATATGGCGATGAGTGGAGCCATTTTATCCCTCTATCTTACCAATCAACCATTAGGATTTAGGGCATTACTAGGCATGATTGGATTGATGTTGAATTTTTAA
- a CDS encoding DNA-binding NarL/FixJ family response regulator (product_source=COG2197; cath_funfam=1.10.10.10; cog=COG2197; pfam=PF00072,PF00196; smart=SM00421; superfamily=46894), translating into MKNYNGIELTKKIVEKHPKMKIVILLGYDYDEYIEAANQAGAYAFVTKEKSAFELANAIRQSYLGFTLFPNKSLKKTIHSLTKTELEVLKLISEDKTNAEISEMLMLSKRTVEHHVSSIIRKLDVDSRVGAVVKAIKLGLLNY; encoded by the coding sequence ATGAAAAATTATAACGGAATTGAACTGACAAAGAAAATTGTCGAAAAGCATCCGAAAATGAAGATTGTCATTTTATTAGGCTATGACTATGATGAATACATTGAAGCAGCCAACCAAGCGGGCGCCTATGCTTTTGTCACGAAAGAGAAGTCCGCCTTTGAACTAGCAAATGCTATAAGACAAAGTTATTTAGGTTTTACATTATTTCCAAACAAAAGTTTGAAAAAAACGATACATTCTCTAACAAAGACTGAACTCGAAGTTCTTAAGTTAATTTCCGAGGATAAGACTAACGCAGAAATCAGCGAAATGTTGATGCTCAGCAAAAGAACCGTAGAACATCATGTTTCTTCTATTATTAGAAAACTAGATGTAGACTCAAGGGTCGGCGCGGTTGTAAAAGCAATAAAACTTGGACTTTTAAATTATTAA
- a CDS encoding transcriptional regulator with PAS, ATPase and Fis domain (product_source=COG3829; cath_funfam=1.10.10.60,1.10.8.60,3.30.450.20,3.40.50.2300,3.40.50.300; cog=COG3829; pfam=PF00158,PF02954,PF13433; smart=SM00091,SM00382; superfamily=46689,52540,53822) codes for MRIGLLFSLTGTTSMTEIGQYQAALYALEKLKKDYCHSNLSFTYEVRDIRSDPRESHKHALDMARSGIKIFVGCYTSACRKAILPVLEQYDCLLVYPTLYEGQEIHPNVFYIGEIPNQQVASLLTFMVQQFGRRVYLIGNDYIYPRYTNQQIREMLHELNGEVIGEKYVPLGYKEFIHGLQDIQQSSPDVILSTLVGESVLHFYQTYYELRLNPEKIPILSPITTELEIRSMGAKYAAGHYSCSSYFQSLDTPENREFVQGMKEKYGPDTVVSSVMSSTYTGIQMILNAVNALQSTERKQILKYLYKKTFSSPSGQIRIESNHHLSREIRIGKANLDGQFKIVWSSEQPIPAKPLLTNTIVDSIDEESIWKSFVETIGKETSDGIVVVDQNRMIVYVNSAAYSLLRAKQGDFLKEAHLQELDSTYQVIQRNIGKANEFSLFLLKKAKQPSILIKKPSTQEYKFGHITTYNPSFQKELQVAAIAAQSDANVLILGETGSGKEVLARTIHEQSPRRNGPFVALNAGAIPRELIASELFGYVEGAFTGSRKGGNLGKFEAANGGTLFLDEIGEMPLELQVSLLRVLEERKVVRIGDHKERPVNVRVIAATNRNLKEEIAYQGSFRSDLYYRLNVFTIHIPPLRQRIEDIPNLSAQFLHQFHQHYKKGPLELCDSTLQFLQSYNWPGNIRELRNILERAFLLAIHEQKIVPHHLPEDFQKFSIKKQPHLNSNLRNMEKQMIEQVLQQSQNISEAAKILGITRSTLYRKIKKWKIHRVHPHKSTI; via the coding sequence ATGCGTATCGGTCTTTTATTTTCTTTAACAGGTACAACTTCCATGACAGAAATCGGACAATATCAAGCAGCTTTGTATGCTCTAGAGAAATTAAAAAAAGATTACTGTCATTCAAATCTTTCGTTTACCTATGAGGTTAGAGATATTCGTTCCGATCCGAGAGAGAGCCATAAACATGCGCTAGATATGGCACGTTCAGGAATAAAAATTTTTGTAGGGTGCTATACTTCTGCATGTCGTAAAGCCATTTTACCTGTTCTTGAACAGTATGATTGTCTTTTAGTGTATCCGACCCTCTATGAGGGGCAGGAGATTCATCCAAACGTCTTCTATATCGGAGAGATTCCTAATCAGCAGGTAGCCTCTCTTCTTACATTTATGGTTCAACAGTTTGGACGACGGGTTTATCTAATTGGAAATGATTACATTTATCCTAGATATACCAATCAACAAATACGGGAAATGCTGCACGAATTAAACGGAGAAGTCATCGGAGAAAAATATGTCCCATTAGGATATAAAGAATTTATACATGGTTTACAGGACATTCAGCAGTCTTCTCCTGATGTGATACTCTCCACACTCGTTGGAGAAAGCGTGTTACATTTTTATCAAACTTACTACGAATTAAGGTTAAATCCAGAGAAAATACCGATCCTTAGCCCGATAACGACAGAGCTAGAAATACGATCTATGGGAGCTAAGTATGCGGCAGGACACTATAGTTGTTCTAGTTATTTTCAATCATTAGATACTCCCGAAAATCGAGAATTTGTACAAGGAATGAAGGAGAAATATGGGCCAGATACAGTTGTTTCGTCAGTTATGTCCAGTACATATACTGGAATTCAGATGATATTGAATGCGGTGAATGCTCTACAATCTACTGAAAGAAAGCAAATATTAAAATATTTATATAAAAAAACGTTCTCATCACCGAGCGGACAGATTAGGATTGAATCTAACCATCATTTGTCTCGTGAAATAAGAATTGGAAAAGCCAATTTGGACGGGCAATTTAAGATTGTTTGGAGCTCGGAACAGCCAATTCCTGCAAAACCGCTTTTGACAAATACTATCGTCGATTCCATAGACGAAGAGTCGATATGGAAATCTTTTGTTGAGACAATCGGTAAAGAAACATCTGATGGAATTGTAGTTGTTGATCAAAACAGAATGATTGTATATGTTAATTCAGCTGCTTATTCTCTACTTCGGGCTAAACAAGGTGATTTTCTCAAGGAGGCCCATTTACAGGAGCTTGATTCTACTTATCAAGTGATTCAAAGAAATATTGGGAAAGCCAATGAATTCTCGCTCTTCTTGCTAAAGAAAGCAAAACAGCCGTCTATTCTAATTAAAAAACCATCTACACAGGAGTATAAGTTTGGTCACATTACAACCTATAACCCATCCTTTCAAAAAGAGCTTCAAGTCGCAGCAATTGCCGCTCAATCCGATGCTAATGTACTAATATTAGGAGAAACTGGTTCGGGTAAGGAAGTTTTGGCACGAACCATTCATGAACAAAGTCCTCGCAGGAACGGCCCATTTGTTGCCCTAAATGCCGGAGCGATTCCAAGAGAACTGATTGCCAGCGAGTTATTCGGATATGTAGAAGGAGCATTTACTGGCTCACGGAAAGGGGGAAACCTTGGAAAGTTTGAAGCTGCAAACGGGGGGACATTGTTCCTTGATGAAATTGGTGAGATGCCGTTGGAGTTACAGGTAAGCCTACTTCGGGTGCTGGAAGAACGGAAAGTTGTTCGTATTGGTGATCATAAAGAACGTCCTGTTAATGTACGTGTCATAGCAGCAACGAACCGTAATCTCAAGGAAGAAATTGCTTATCAAGGTTCTTTTCGTTCGGATTTGTATTATCGATTGAATGTATTTACTATTCATATTCCGCCGCTACGTCAACGAATAGAAGATATTCCAAATTTATCTGCACAATTTCTTCATCAGTTTCATCAGCATTACAAAAAAGGACCACTAGAGCTATGTGATTCTACGTTGCAATTTCTTCAGTCATACAACTGGCCAGGTAACATTCGCGAGCTGCGAAACATCTTGGAAAGGGCTTTTCTTCTCGCCATTCATGAACAAAAAATTGTTCCTCATCATTTACCTGAAGATTTTCAGAAGTTTAGTATAAAGAAACAACCACATTTAAATAGTAATCTGAGAAATATGGAAAAACAGATGATTGAACAAGTTCTCCAACAATCTCAAAACATTTCCGAAGCAGCCAAAATTCTTGGTATCACGAGAAGTACACTGTATCGAAAAATAAAAAAATGGAAAATTCATCGGGTTCATCCTCATAAATCTACTATATGA
- a CDS encoding hypothetical protein (product_source=Hypo-rule applied; pfam=PF01654; superfamily=81342; transmembrane_helix_parts=Outside_1_19,TMhelix_20_42,Inside_43_78,TMhelix_79_101,Outside_102_104,TMhelix_105_127,Inside_128_139,TMhelix_140_162,Outside_163_188,TMhelix_189_211,Inside_212_230,TMhelix_231_253,Outside_254_267,TMhelix_268_290,Inside_291_296,TMhelix_297_316,Outside_317_349), producing the protein MGVLQLSIPPDFPLPIPGNLTLLQFLIVLTFVLHIIFVNFTLSFATGAVILEASAMKTHSRRLDDMARICSLHASIHKSIAVVLGVAPLLIISVIYTQYFYTSTLLIGKAWLSIIILLITAFLLLYVYKFSWEKWENKKGIHFLVGFAAMLILLFVPLIFIVNVVSMLYPEKWSGANGFFHSLLHYPQIWQRYAHFILASLATGGFYMYLYFSVKQRKQTLSDVEQSLKLGGVKVAFWITLLQLVFGSLLLISFDRNIMLLFMGDDALLTALLLLSVFLTILLCALLYVVSKNDRPSMFYASLLCFVLIVGVMGWMRHEVRESYLKPYINEYPRTIEMKKENIKPVNKQ; encoded by the coding sequence ATGGGTGTTTTACAACTATCGATTCCACCTGATTTCCCTTTACCAATTCCGGGTAACTTAACGTTACTACAGTTTTTAATTGTCTTAACATTTGTACTCCATATTATATTTGTAAACTTTACACTATCTTTTGCCACTGGTGCAGTTATATTAGAAGCGTCTGCGATGAAAACGCATTCCCGTCGTTTGGATGACATGGCTCGGATTTGTTCTCTTCATGCATCCATTCACAAAAGTATCGCTGTTGTGTTAGGCGTTGCTCCATTACTGATCATTAGCGTCATTTATACACAATACTTTTATACGTCGACTTTACTAATCGGCAAAGCGTGGCTCAGCATAATTATTCTTTTAATTACCGCATTTCTGCTTTTGTATGTATATAAATTTTCATGGGAAAAATGGGAAAATAAAAAAGGAATACATTTTCTCGTTGGATTTGCTGCTATGCTTATTTTACTCTTTGTTCCACTTATTTTTATTGTGAATGTCGTGTCGATGCTTTACCCAGAAAAATGGTCAGGAGCAAACGGATTTTTCCATAGCCTTTTACATTATCCACAAATTTGGCAAAGATACGCTCACTTTATTTTAGCAAGTTTAGCAACTGGCGGCTTTTACATGTACTTATATTTCTCAGTAAAACAAAGAAAACAAACTCTTTCTGATGTTGAACAATCTTTAAAATTAGGAGGTGTTAAAGTAGCATTTTGGATTACTCTTTTGCAACTCGTCTTTGGCTCATTGTTGCTTATATCGTTTGACCGAAACATTATGCTTCTTTTTATGGGCGATGATGCGTTGCTTACAGCGCTGTTGCTTCTATCGGTTTTCTTAACTATTTTGCTGTGCGCTTTGTTATATGTCGTAAGCAAAAACGATCGTCCGTCTATGTTTTATGCATCGCTTCTATGCTTTGTTCTCATTGTCGGAGTCATGGGATGGATGCGTCACGAAGTTCGTGAATCATACTTGAAGCCATATATAAATGAGTATCCAAGAACAATTGAGATGAAAAAAGAAAACATAAAACCTGTTAATAAACAATAA
- a CDS encoding hypothetical protein (product_source=Hypo-rule applied; cath_funfam=1.10.287.130; superfamily=100934): MKIDLGYIGAIAARYSAKMPSVHEIKNPLAGKQVEVIRNGQAYKLTISDEIKQVQGMMTMTVEEFFQKDINVQNADPSDIFSYRPQDQWLVFSQYLHESKYFDSLSNEEVKKVESILQHITDGMDSLAKYAGINLFAIKKEQPNSYEAHLELASSTAALQHFSDTFLSGDIKKGFDQLIQDYVHHNTKKAMNYQSVEERFIAARAKIRPLNAPLTYQQSRELSMTNKLGKTVNTHEEIESVIQNYQEMFESIQNEEDLSTVLVKAKAQLLAFVTNGISPKDADYQLARDFVEQRVDDTFKRIENYWHMLLKEK; encoded by the coding sequence GTGAAAATTGATCTCGGGTATATCGGAGCAATAGCCGCTCGATATAGTGCCAAAATGCCATCCGTACACGAAATCAAAAATCCATTGGCCGGAAAGCAAGTGGAAGTCATCCGAAATGGACAAGCCTATAAACTTACGATTTCGGATGAAATCAAACAAGTTCAAGGCATGATGACCATGACGGTAGAAGAGTTTTTTCAAAAAGATATTAACGTACAAAACGCTGACCCTTCTGACATTTTCTCTTATCGGCCACAGGATCAATGGCTTGTGTTCAGCCAATATTTACATGAATCCAAATACTTTGATTCGCTAAGTAATGAAGAAGTAAAAAAAGTAGAATCCATCTTACAACACATAACGGACGGAATGGATAGTTTAGCGAAATATGCAGGGATTAACCTTTTTGCAATTAAGAAAGAACAACCGAATTCTTATGAAGCCCATCTTGAATTGGCTTCTTCAACAGCTGCACTTCAACACTTCAGTGATACGTTTTTAAGTGGCGATATAAAAAAAGGATTTGATCAACTGATTCAAGATTATGTCCACCATAATACGAAAAAAGCAATGAATTATCAATCGGTAGAGGAAAGATTCATCGCAGCACGAGCCAAAATCAGGCCACTGAATGCTCCGCTTACATACCAACAAAGCCGTGAGCTGTCCATGACGAATAAACTTGGGAAAACGGTTAATACACATGAAGAAATTGAATCAGTCATCCAAAATTATCAAGAAATGTTTGAGAGCATTCAAAATGAAGAAGATTTGTCTACGGTGCTGGTAAAAGCAAAAGCACAACTTCTTGCATTTGTCACGAACGGTATTTCACCAAAAGATGCAGATTACCAATTGGCAAGAGATTTTGTTGAACAGCGTGTTGATGACACATTTAAGCGAATTGAGAATTACTGGCATATGTTATTGAAAGAAAAATAA
- a CDS encoding hypothetical protein (product_source=Hypo-rule applied; transmembrane_helix_parts=Inside_1_91,TMhelix_92_114,Outside_115_155): MEILQKDQTSLWEKGNEMKNENVQSVFSSGKAQVFLKDNHVEAYVPVRADGNVLYVLYTLLDAAPYFQHAVSTKQVLQEFQQLINEVGYKMMLSIFIFSLLFLLVLFSVIRSVLRPLKVFSKVLREVGHGQAVKWEQVKAKELREIQEAITEVVQ; the protein is encoded by the coding sequence ATGGAAATATTGCAAAAAGACCAAACATCGCTGTGGGAAAAAGGAAATGAAATGAAAAACGAAAATGTACAGTCAGTCTTTTCTTCCGGAAAAGCACAAGTTTTCCTGAAAGACAATCATGTGGAGGCATATGTTCCGGTAAGAGCAGATGGAAATGTGCTCTATGTGTTGTATACTTTGTTAGATGCTGCCCCTTATTTCCAACATGCCGTATCCACCAAACAAGTATTACAGGAGTTCCAGCAGTTGATTAATGAGGTAGGGTATAAAATGATGCTGTCGATTTTTATCTTTTCCTTGTTGTTTCTTTTGGTTCTGTTTAGTGTGATCCGGTCGGTGCTGAGACCGTTGAAAGTTTTTTCGAAAGTCTTGCGGGAAGTGGGGCACGGGCAGGCAGTAAAATGGGAGCAGGTAAAAGCAAAAGAATTAAGAGAGATTCAAGAAGCCATTACAGAAGTGGTGCAATAG
- a CDS encoding methyl-accepting chemotaxis protein (product_source=COG0840; cath_funfam=1.10.287.950; cog=COG0840; smart=SM00283; superfamily=58104): protein MDTTLETLEQVSKAVTDAARNNQQQAEQLHEAGEIVETMSRTLSDVSCMASKLEDFSNRAAGLAESSIRGLEHMTKVIENIYKEVGESGKRIEKLAKSS, encoded by the coding sequence ATGGATACGACGTTAGAGACATTAGAACAGGTTTCCAAAGCAGTGACAGATGCTGCACGCAACAATCAACAGCAAGCAGAACAGTTACATGAAGCCGGGGAAATCGTAGAGACGATGTCCCGTACTTTGTCTGATGTTTCCTGCATGGCATCCAAGCTTGAAGACTTCTCAAACAGAGCCGCGGGTCTGGCGGAAAGCAGTATTCGGGGATTGGAGCATATGACGAAAGTGATCGAAAATATCTACAAAGAAGTAGGGGAAAGCGGCAAACGAATCGAAAAGCTGGCCAAAAGTTCATAG
- a CDS encoding hypothetical protein (product_source=Hypo-rule applied), with the protein MYEMVSDSFKELNSFITKGHDLRICILDNNNVQFCTQHEKYFPVDKIYGYYDLILVPGWVYAEIAQSEHRRQYISSLPRPLLYLDEATDYLPLVDYHDLKLMKVFANATSPGSKPHRYLKKTDSRSGIRQCRY; encoded by the coding sequence ATGTATGAGATGGTTAGCGATAGTTTTAAAGAGTTAAACAGTTTTATTACAAAAGGGCATGATTTGCGGATTTGTATACTTGACAATAATAATGTACAATTTTGCACCCAACACGAAAAATATTTTCCAGTTGACAAAATCTATGGATATTATGACCTTATTTTAGTTCCAGGCTGGGTGTATGCTGAAATTGCACAAAGTGAACATCGGCGTCAATATATTTCTTCTCTCCCTCGACCGTTGCTTTATTTGGATGAAGCAACGGATTACCTTCCTTTGGTAGATTATCATGACTTGAAACTCATGAAAGTGTTTGCCAATGCTACTTCTCCCGGGTCGAAGCCGCATCGATATTTAAAAAAAACAGATTCAAGAAGCGGAATCAGGCAGTGTAGATATTGA